Genomic DNA from Candidatus Koribacter versatilis Ellin345:
TGCAGGGCAACACTCTGGATTTTTCGCCACCAGCAACTAAAGCATTAGTTACATTTCTGAGTGAGCCTCGTCCAACCATTAACAGGAGGAAATGTGCCGCCGAAACAGTCGGAGACACTGACGGAAGCCGAGCTGAGAATCATGGAAGTGCTCTGGGCCAAAGGGTCGGGCACCGTCCAGGAGGTTTTGGACAAGCTGCCGATGACCTTGGCGTACAACTCCGTTCTGACCACGATTCGAATCCTGGAAAAGAAGCGGTACGTGCGGCATGTGAAAGAGGGCCGCGCGCACGTGTACGCGCCGGTGGTGCACCGCGAAGAGGCGACGCGATCGGAAATCCGCCACCTCGTGGGCCGCTTCTTCCGGAACTCGCACGAAGCCCTGGTGTTAAACATCCTGCAAGACGAAAAGATCAGCGCGGCCGACCTGAAGCATCTGCGCGAAATGCTGGACAGGAGCGAGTCGAAGTGAACGCCTGGGCACACCTCGCACCATTCGCCGCGGCGCACGCGATGAATGCCGGCATCGTCGGCTTGGCGCTCGTCGGCATTCTTTGGGTCGCTTTGCGACTTTCTGGCAAGCAGAGCTCACGGGCACGCTTCGCGATCTGGTTTGTTGGATTGCTGGCAGTGGCAGCGCTTCCCTTCCTGTTCGCGCAACGACTGGTATCGAACCCGGCCTCGAGCTTCGTGGCTTTGCCCTCGCGGTGGGCTGAATATTTCGTCGCACTCTGGGCGATCGGCACGACGGTGGGAATCCTGCGCATTGCAGCAGGGCTCATGCGGTTACGGCAATTGCGCAGCAACGCAGTCGGAATTGCGCCGGCGTCGTTGCCTGTCGCGACGGCAGCAAAGCTGCAGAACGATGGCGGCTGGCGCGACGTTCTTATCCTGCGCTCGGATGAAGTCTCGGTTCCGATGGTGATTGGCTTCGTGCGGCCAGCAATACTCCTGCCGAGCAGTCTGGTTCCACAGCTTTCCGAAGAAGAGTTGGACGTGATCGTGCTGCACGAGATGGCGCACATCCGCCGCTGGGACGATTGGACCAACCTGGTGCAGAAGGTCGTGAAAGCGGTCTTCTTCTTCCATCCCGCGGTGTGGTGGATTGACGGTCGCCTCACGCTCGAGCGCGAGATGGCTTGCGACGAGATGGTGCTGGCGCAGTCGCCGAGCGCGAAAGCGTACGCGGGGTTCCTGATCTCTTTCCACGAGAAGTTGCAATCCGCGGGCGCGCCTGTGTTGGTGCAGGCGCTGGTGAGCAAGGTGTCGCAACTGGCGGAACGTGTGACCGAGATACTTGAAGCGAAAAAACCTGCGAAAAGCCGTGTGCCCGCCTTCGCAGCGAGCGCCGCGTTACTGGCAGCGCTGGGGGCGGCGCCGATGCTGCCAGAATTCGTCTCCTTCGGAAACGCCCCGGAGATCGCGAAGAGCCAGGCTCCCGCGAAGCACGTGTCGACAACCCACACGTACGACGTTTCGGCCGTGATTCCGTCGGTGGAGACACAGGTAAAGGTCATCAATGCTTCGTACACCCCGGGCACGGTACAGCCGGTTAAAGCGAAAACAGCACGCAAGCGCCGTCCAGCACCGCAGCAGATCGCGGAAAAAGTGCCTGCCAAACGGCCGATGCTGGTGGTTTATCAGTCGGCGCAATTCGACGGCGCGAACTGGACGATCTGCGTGTGGAGTGTGGATCCTGCGACGAACAGAACCGTGCAGTCATTCGTTCTGAAGATCTGAGCGCGGTTTTTTTTGACCGCAATAACTAATTATTTAGTAGGAGATGAAAGTGAACAATCTGTTGGGAACATTGAAGGCGAAGATCGGCCGCCGT
This window encodes:
- a CDS encoding BlaI/MecI/CopY family transcriptional regulator, whose amino-acid sequence is MPPKQSETLTEAELRIMEVLWAKGSGTVQEVLDKLPMTLAYNSVLTTIRILEKKRYVRHVKEGRAHVYAPVVHREEATRSEIRHLVGRFFRNSHEALVLNILQDEKISAADLKHLREMLDRSESK
- a CDS encoding M56 family metallopeptidase is translated as MNAWAHLAPFAAAHAMNAGIVGLALVGILWVALRLSGKQSSRARFAIWFVGLLAVAALPFLFAQRLVSNPASSFVALPSRWAEYFVALWAIGTTVGILRIAAGLMRLRQLRSNAVGIAPASLPVATAAKLQNDGGWRDVLILRSDEVSVPMVIGFVRPAILLPSSLVPQLSEEELDVIVLHEMAHIRRWDDWTNLVQKVVKAVFFFHPAVWWIDGRLTLEREMACDEMVLAQSPSAKAYAGFLISFHEKLQSAGAPVLVQALVSKVSQLAERVTEILEAKKPAKSRVPAFAASAALLAALGAAPMLPEFVSFGNAPEIAKSQAPAKHVSTTHTYDVSAVIPSVETQVKVINASYTPGTVQPVKAKTARKRRPAPQQIAEKVPAKRPMLVVYQSAQFDGANWTICVWSVDPATNRTVQSFVLKI